Proteins found in one Brachypodium distachyon strain Bd21 chromosome 5, Brachypodium_distachyon_v3.0, whole genome shotgun sequence genomic segment:
- the LOC106865637 gene encoding uncharacterized protein LOC106865637, producing MSSRSSRSTSTVVGLLVVALLFSTFLAPHLPAASARHVAVFKAKDDATGQAEAAGGRSSRPGRTSTVEMRGGDAWAAAEMQDMLKRDYAYKARRRSPIHNDEPLQENDEP from the exons ATGAGCTCCAGATCAAGCAGAAGCACCAGCACCGTAGTCGGTCTCCTTGTGGTTGCATTGCTCTTCTCCACGTTCCTCGCGCCTCATCTTCCCGCTGCTTCTGCTCGCCACG TGGCGGTGTTCAAGGCAAAAGATGATGCAACAGGACAGGCTGAAGCTGCCGGCGGCCGCTCGAGTCGACCGGGAAGAACTTCGACGGTGGAAatgcgcggcggcgacgcgtgggcggcggcggagatgcAGGATATGCTCAAGAGGGATTACGCGTATaaggcgcgccgccgctcgccgatCCACAACGACGAACCTCTGCAGGAGAATGACGAGCCCTGA